From Candidatus Manganitrophus morganii, the proteins below share one genomic window:
- the mtnB gene encoding methylthioribulose 1-phosphate dehydratase, producing MPTPRATEATTRALISEMLSLFYEKGWVAGTGGGICAGLDADRFLMAPTGVHKERVQPADLFIVDRRGGEILRTPKNKTLRLSECSTIFCLLINQRGAGSVMHSHGLSSVLAGDLAVKSDRVVFHGLEMLKGIRGLSNIDRHAVPVIQNTPREPELVGQIKTAIEHPDFAKAHCILVKDHGAYIWGADLWETKRHAEVYHFLFEAMVARADRR from the coding sequence ATGCCGACACCACGCGCCACGGAAGCGACCACCCGCGCCCTGATCTCCGAGATGCTTTCCCTCTTTTATGAAAAGGGATGGGTCGCGGGGACCGGCGGCGGGATCTGCGCCGGGCTGGATGCCGATCGATTCCTGATGGCGCCGACCGGCGTTCACAAAGAGCGGGTCCAGCCCGCCGATCTCTTCATCGTCGATCGGCGCGGCGGGGAGATCCTCCGTACGCCGAAAAACAAAACATTGCGCCTGTCCGAATGTTCTACCATCTTCTGCCTCTTGATTAATCAGCGGGGGGCCGGATCGGTCATGCACAGCCATGGGCTTTCTTCCGTATTGGCCGGTGATCTGGCGGTGAAGTCCGACCGGGTCGTCTTTCACGGTCTCGAGATGTTGAAAGGGATTCGCGGATTAAGCAACATCGATCGGCATGCCGTCCCGGTCATTCAGAATACGCCGCGCGAGCCGGAGCTGGTCGGGCAGATTAAGACGGCGATCGAGCATCCCGACTTCGCGAAGGCGCACTGCATTTTGGTGAAGGACCATGGGGCCTATATCTGGGGGGCCGATCTCTGGGAGACGAAGCGGCACGCGGAGGTCTACCACTTTTTGTTTGAAGCGATGGTCGCGCGCGCGGACAGGAGATGA
- a CDS encoding DUF1059 domain-containing protein: MKTISCRDAGIDCDFVARGNTADEVMKAAAEHGRQKHGMTNIPPDLQQKMRSLIREEKQAV; the protein is encoded by the coding sequence ATGAAAACGATCAGCTGTAGAGACGCCGGAATCGATTGTGACTTCGTTGCACGGGGCAACACCGCGGATGAAGTCATGAAAGCCGCCGCGGAACATGGCCGACAGAAACATGGCATGACCAATATTCCTCCCGACCTTCAACAGAAAATGCGCTCCCTCATCCGCGAGGAAAAACAAGCGGTTTAA
- the xth gene encoding exodeoxyribonuclease III, producing the protein MIKIATWNVNSVRTRQESVLSWLRKHEPDLLCLQETKVEDEKFPMEAFRSAGYEPAVAGQKSYNGVAMLSKRPLTDVRIGFPDLPLDEQKRLMAATIDGVRVINVYMPNGQSVGSEKFIYKLGFIARLRTYLDQCHKPEEPLVMVGDFNVAPEPIDVHDPAAWVGEVLFHPEARAALAHLKSWGLEDLFRLHHAEAGVYSWWDYRIAAFRRNLGLRIDHIWGTPAVAARCRACEIDKDPRAEERPSDHAPVMAVIE; encoded by the coding sequence GTGATCAAGATTGCCACCTGGAACGTGAACTCGGTTCGCACCCGGCAGGAGTCCGTTTTAAGCTGGCTTCGGAAGCACGAGCCCGATCTTCTCTGCCTTCAGGAGACGAAGGTGGAGGATGAGAAATTCCCGATGGAAGCCTTTCGGTCGGCGGGGTATGAGCCGGCGGTCGCCGGGCAGAAGAGCTACAACGGGGTGGCGATGTTGTCGAAGCGGCCATTGACCGACGTGAGGATCGGCTTTCCCGATCTGCCGCTCGATGAACAGAAACGGCTGATGGCGGCGACGATCGACGGTGTCCGTGTGATCAACGTCTACATGCCGAACGGCCAATCGGTCGGCTCTGAGAAGTTTATCTATAAGCTCGGTTTTATCGCGCGGCTTCGGACCTATCTCGATCAATGCCACAAGCCCGAGGAGCCGCTTGTGATGGTCGGCGACTTCAATGTCGCGCCGGAGCCGATCGACGTCCATGATCCAGCGGCATGGGTGGGGGAGGTCCTCTTCCATCCCGAAGCGCGGGCGGCGCTGGCGCATCTCAAATCGTGGGGACTGGAAGATCTCTTCCGGCTCCATCACGCGGAGGCGGGGGTGTACAGTTGGTGGGATTATCGGATCGCCGCCTTCCGCCGGAACCTCGGTCTTCGGATCGACCACATCTGGGGAACACCCGCCGTGGCGGCGCGCTGCCGTGCGTGCGAGATCGATAAAGATCCCCGCGCCGAAGAGCGACCGTCGGACCACGCGCCGGTGATGGCGGTGATTGAATAA
- a CDS encoding LuxR C-terminal-related transcriptional regulator, with translation MQKDKKNERRPLTPREIEVIRYVAEGYKNKDIAEKLGIQIKTVETHRTNINNKLGFNHVSQLIIYAIQKKLIKIEIEE, from the coding sequence ATGCAGAAGGACAAGAAGAACGAACGCAGACCGTTGACTCCGCGAGAGATAGAAGTCATTCGTTACGTGGCCGAAGGCTATAAAAACAAAGATATCGCCGAGAAGCTGGGGATCCAAATCAAAACGGTGGAAACCCATCGGACGAACATCAACAACAAGCTCGGTTTCAACCACGTTTCTCAGCTGATTATCTATGCCATCCAGAAAAAGTTGATTAAGATAGAGATAGAAGAGTAG
- the gltB gene encoding glutamate synthase large subunit: protein MKKHGASENRPGFPAKQGLYDPQFEKDSCGIGFVADIKGRRSHDIIQKGLQVLENLSHRGAVGCDPCTGDGAGILIQVPQAFLKRACGEVGMTLPEPGQYGVGMVFLPPSSTDRRACETLFEKVITEEGQRFLGWRDVPTKEDHIGEVARQTVPAIRQIFIARNSLNETEFERKLYVIRRRVENAVHQSAITERKYFYIPSLSCNTIIYKGLLLPSQIPLFYPDLADAQVVSALALVHSRFSTNTFPSWPLAHPYRYICHNGEINTLKGNVNWMRARQGRLSSELFGEEIEKLFPIIGEDQSDSACFDNALEFLIMGGRSLPHAMMMLIPEAWAGNPDMDLDRRGFYEYHASMMEPWDGPAAVAFTDGKLIGATLDRNGLRPARYLVTKGDLVVLASEAGVLSFPPEEIRTKGRLQPGKMFLVDTVQGRIIDDKEIKADICGRKPYRFWIMANRINVEDLPEPLNLLQPDHITLRQRQQTFGYSLEDLKMIMTPMAVNGEEPIGSMGTDTPLAVLSDRPQLLFKYFKQLFAQVTNPPIDPIREQLVMSLVTNIGPKSNLLGETPEHARRIRVQQPILTNADLEKIRTIADGHFKTQTLRMLFPAAEGPTGLAPALERLCKEASEAIRAGYKFIILSDRGVNAEWAPIPSLLAISAVHHHLIRECTRTEVGLIIESGEPREVHHYACLIGYGAGSINPYLAFETLTDMAREGYFPETIDEPTAEGKYIKSINKGLLKIFSKMGISTVQSYCGAQIFEAIGLNSELIDRYFTGTPSRIEGIGIGALAEEVLRRHSQAHELTPNKQLDYGGEYHYRIQTEHHNWNPETIMKLQHATQNESYATFKEFSQAVDDESRARANLRGLLDLRLLPEPIPLAEVEPASAIVKRFNTGAMSYGSISKEAHEMLAVAMNRIGGKSNTGEGGEDPERFIPLPNGDSKSSAIKQVASARFGVTTNYLINARELQIKMAQGAKPGEGGQLPGHKVDEVIARMRYATPGVQLISPPPHHDIYSIEDLAQLIYDLKNVNPNAAVSVKLVSEVGVGTVAAGVAKAHADKILISGDSGGTGASPWGSIKHAGIPWELGLAETQQTLVLNDLRGRVRVETDGQLKTGRDVVIAALLGAEEFGFSTAPLIVEGCIMMRKCHLNTCPVGIATQDPVLRKKFTGKPEHVVNYFFYVAEEIREFMAKLGFRTFKEMIGRVDKIKAQRALDHWKAHGLDLSPLLKRPEVGPEIATYCVMPQEHGLEKALDHELIKLARPALESKQRVELSRPIRNIYRTVGAMLSGEITKRYGAEGLPPDTVHFKFTGSAGQSFGAWCVNGLSLTLEGESNDYLGKGMAGGRIVVYPPKTATYPPEETILVGNTVLYGATGGECYLYGMAGERFAVRNSGARAVIEGVGDHGCEYMTGGIVVVLGKTGRNFAAGMSGGVAFVYNEDGAFERRCNLSMVELDPVRDKKDQLLLKGLIEKHLAYTGSEKAKKILAQWEWALPKFVRVMSVEYKKVLEQRARQKTMVH from the coding sequence ATGAAGAAACACGGCGCGTCAGAGAATCGACCCGGCTTCCCCGCAAAACAAGGCCTTTACGATCCGCAGTTCGAGAAAGATTCCTGCGGCATCGGCTTCGTCGCCGACATCAAGGGCCGCCGCTCGCACGATATTATTCAAAAAGGGCTGCAGGTGCTCGAGAACCTTTCCCATCGGGGCGCCGTCGGCTGCGACCCCTGCACGGGGGACGGCGCCGGAATTCTGATTCAAGTGCCGCAGGCCTTTCTCAAACGGGCCTGCGGTGAGGTCGGCATGACGCTGCCGGAACCGGGACAGTACGGGGTCGGAATGGTCTTCCTTCCCCCCTCCTCCACCGATCGCCGCGCCTGCGAAACCCTTTTTGAGAAGGTCATCACTGAGGAAGGTCAGCGTTTTCTCGGCTGGCGAGACGTGCCGACCAAAGAGGACCATATCGGAGAGGTCGCGCGCCAGACCGTCCCTGCGATCCGCCAGATCTTCATCGCCCGCAACAGCTTAAATGAGACCGAGTTTGAACGGAAACTGTATGTCATCCGAAGGCGGGTGGAGAACGCCGTTCACCAGTCTGCCATCACGGAGCGAAAATATTTCTATATTCCCAGTCTCTCATGCAACACGATCATTTACAAGGGGCTCCTCCTCCCCTCTCAGATTCCACTTTTCTATCCCGATCTCGCCGATGCGCAAGTCGTGAGCGCCTTGGCGCTGGTCCACTCCCGCTTCTCGACGAATACCTTTCCATCGTGGCCGTTGGCCCACCCCTACCGCTATATCTGCCATAATGGCGAGATCAATACACTGAAGGGAAACGTCAATTGGATGCGGGCGCGTCAAGGCCGCCTCTCCTCCGAGCTCTTCGGTGAAGAGATCGAAAAGCTCTTCCCGATCATCGGTGAAGACCAGAGCGACTCCGCCTGCTTCGACAATGCGCTGGAGTTTCTGATCATGGGAGGCCGATCTCTGCCGCATGCGATGATGATGTTGATCCCCGAGGCGTGGGCCGGCAACCCCGATATGGATCTCGACCGGCGCGGCTTCTACGAATACCACGCCTCCATGATGGAGCCGTGGGACGGCCCGGCCGCCGTCGCTTTCACCGATGGGAAGCTGATTGGGGCGACGCTCGACCGAAACGGCCTCCGCCCCGCCCGCTACCTGGTCACAAAGGGTGACCTGGTGGTTCTTGCGTCGGAAGCGGGGGTCCTCTCATTTCCACCGGAAGAGATCCGGACCAAAGGAAGACTTCAGCCGGGAAAGATGTTTCTGGTCGATACGGTCCAGGGGCGGATCATCGACGATAAAGAAATCAAAGCCGATATCTGCGGGAGAAAGCCGTATCGGTTCTGGATCATGGCCAACCGGATCAACGTCGAAGATCTCCCGGAGCCGCTCAACCTCCTCCAGCCCGATCATATCACCCTGCGGCAGCGGCAGCAGACCTTCGGCTACAGTCTTGAAGATTTAAAAATGATCATGACCCCGATGGCGGTCAACGGAGAGGAGCCGATCGGATCGATGGGAACCGACACCCCTCTCGCCGTCCTTTCGGACCGGCCACAGCTCCTCTTCAAATATTTCAAACAGCTCTTCGCCCAGGTGACCAACCCGCCGATCGATCCGATCCGGGAGCAGTTGGTGATGTCGCTGGTGACCAACATCGGCCCCAAGTCGAATCTTTTGGGAGAGACCCCGGAGCATGCCCGCCGAATCCGGGTGCAGCAGCCGATCCTCACAAATGCCGATCTGGAGAAGATTCGGACGATCGCAGACGGCCACTTCAAAACACAAACGTTGCGGATGCTCTTCCCGGCGGCCGAAGGGCCGACCGGACTCGCCCCAGCGCTGGAGCGGCTTTGCAAGGAGGCCTCCGAAGCGATCCGGGCCGGATACAAATTCATCATCCTGAGCGACCGGGGGGTTAATGCGGAGTGGGCGCCGATCCCCTCCCTGTTGGCGATTTCGGCCGTTCACCACCACCTGATCCGGGAGTGCACCCGGACCGAGGTCGGATTGATCATCGAAAGCGGCGAGCCGCGTGAGGTCCACCACTATGCTTGTCTCATCGGCTACGGCGCCGGATCGATCAATCCCTATCTCGCCTTCGAGACCCTCACCGACATGGCGCGGGAAGGCTACTTCCCGGAGACGATCGATGAGCCGACCGCCGAGGGGAAATACATCAAATCGATCAATAAGGGACTTCTGAAGATCTTCTCGAAGATGGGGATCTCGACCGTCCAGAGCTACTGCGGGGCGCAGATTTTCGAAGCGATCGGATTGAACTCGGAGTTGATCGACCGCTACTTTACCGGGACCCCCTCTCGGATCGAAGGGATCGGAATCGGAGCGCTGGCTGAAGAGGTCCTCCGCCGCCATTCGCAGGCCCATGAGCTCACCCCGAACAAACAGCTCGACTACGGTGGGGAATACCACTATCGGATCCAGACGGAACACCACAACTGGAACCCCGAAACGATCATGAAGCTCCAGCATGCAACGCAGAACGAAAGTTATGCGACCTTCAAAGAGTTCAGCCAGGCGGTCGATGACGAAAGCCGCGCCCGGGCCAACCTCCGGGGGCTTTTGGACCTTCGCCTTCTCCCCGAACCGATTCCTCTCGCAGAGGTCGAGCCGGCTTCTGCGATCGTCAAACGCTTCAACACCGGGGCAATGTCGTACGGATCGATCAGCAAAGAGGCCCATGAGATGCTGGCCGTTGCGATGAACCGGATCGGCGGGAAAAGCAACACCGGCGAGGGAGGGGAAGACCCCGAACGATTTATTCCTTTGCCGAACGGAGACTCGAAATCGAGCGCGATCAAACAGGTCGCCTCCGCCCGGTTCGGCGTGACGACGAACTATTTGATTAACGCCCGCGAGCTTCAGATCAAAATGGCGCAGGGAGCGAAACCGGGAGAAGGGGGACAGTTGCCCGGCCATAAGGTCGATGAGGTGATCGCCCGGATGCGCTACGCGACGCCGGGGGTCCAATTGATCTCGCCGCCGCCGCACCACGACATCTACTCGATCGAAGATTTGGCGCAGCTGATTTATGATTTGAAGAATGTGAATCCGAACGCGGCGGTCTCGGTGAAACTTGTCTCCGAGGTCGGCGTCGGAACGGTCGCGGCCGGCGTCGCCAAGGCCCACGCCGACAAAATCTTGATCTCAGGCGACTCCGGCGGAACCGGCGCCTCCCCTTGGGGCTCCATCAAACATGCCGGCATTCCCTGGGAGTTGGGGCTGGCCGAAACGCAGCAAACGCTGGTTCTGAACGATCTGCGCGGACGGGTCCGGGTTGAAACCGACGGGCAGTTGAAAACCGGCCGGGATGTCGTCATCGCCGCCCTGCTCGGAGCCGAAGAGTTCGGCTTCTCGACAGCGCCGTTGATCGTTGAGGGATGTATCATGATGCGCAAGTGCCACCTGAACACCTGCCCCGTCGGGATCGCCACACAAGATCCGGTGCTCCGAAAGAAATTTACCGGCAAGCCGGAACATGTCGTCAACTACTTCTTCTATGTCGCCGAAGAGATCCGGGAGTTCATGGCGAAACTCGGCTTCCGCACATTTAAGGAGATGATCGGACGGGTCGATAAAATCAAGGCGCAAAGGGCGCTCGATCATTGGAAGGCCCATGGCCTCGATCTCTCCCCGCTGCTGAAGCGGCCGGAGGTCGGCCCCGAGATCGCGACCTACTGCGTAATGCCGCAAGAGCATGGTTTGGAGAAGGCGCTGGACCATGAGCTCATCAAACTCGCCCGACCGGCGCTGGAATCGAAGCAAAGGGTGGAGCTCTCCCGTCCGATCCGAAACATTTATCGAACGGTCGGAGCGATGCTCTCGGGTGAGATCACGAAGCGTTATGGCGCGGAAGGGCTCCCTCCCGATACGGTCCACTTCAAGTTCACCGGCTCGGCCGGCCAGAGCTTCGGCGCCTGGTGCGTCAACGGCCTCTCGCTCACGCTGGAGGGAGAGTCGAACGACTACCTCGGCAAAGGAATGGCCGGTGGACGGATCGTCGTTTATCCTCCCAAAACGGCAACCTATCCCCCGGAAGAAACCATCTTGGTCGGCAACACCGTCCTCTACGGCGCCACCGGGGGAGAATGTTACCTCTACGGGATGGCGGGAGAGCGCTTCGCCGTCCGCAATTCGGGGGCGCGCGCCGTGATCGAAGGGGTCGGCGACCACGGGTGCGAGTACATGACGGGGGGGATCGTGGTGGTTCTCGGGAAAACCGGACGGAACTTCGCGGCCGGCATGAGCGGCGGGGTCGCTTTCGTCTACAACGAAGACGGCGCCTTCGAACGGCGATGCAACTTGAGCATGGTGGAGCTCGACCCGGTTCGCGATAAGAAGGATCAGCTCCTCCTGAAGGGACTCATCGAAAAACACCTTGCCTATACCGGAAGTGAAAAAGCGAAGAAGATCCTCGCCCAATGGGAGTGGGCCCTCCCCAAATTCGTTCGGGTCATGTCGGTCGAATACAAAAAAGTGCTGGAACAGCGGGCGCGGCAAAAAACGATGGTACATTAA
- a CDS encoding glutamate synthase subunit beta, translated as MSDIKGFLKFKREGPKRRPVPERVKDWKEFYEPISEDALQVQGARCMDCGTPFCQGTTGCPVQNMIPDWNDLVHRGRWRDALKMLHSTNNFPEFTGRLCPAPCESACVLGIIDNPVSIRVIEWNIIDKGFNEGWISPLTPEQETGQRVAVVGSGPAGLAAAQQLRRLGHSVTVFERDDRIGGLLRYGIPDFKMEKSVLDRRLEQMTAEGVIFKTSVEVGKDLPVDQLRREFDAVLLTGGAMQARELPVPGRELAGIHLAMDYLTQQNKINAGDTINSAQRIDAKGKRVVIIGGGDTGSDCLGTAHRQGAEEIYQFELLPEPPPHRAASTPWPLWPMQLRSSHAHEEGCKREWSVSTKAFVGKNGRVEKLQAVHVELKTDSEGRTQFVEVPGSDFELQVDLVLLAMGFTGPVKKGLLADLGVKLDPRGNVAVDTYHRTSVEGVFAAGDMKRGASLIVWAIREGRDAAKGIDRYLRKQQSV; from the coding sequence ATGTCTGACATCAAAGGGTTCTTAAAGTTTAAGCGGGAAGGGCCGAAGCGGCGTCCGGTTCCGGAACGAGTCAAGGACTGGAAGGAATTTTACGAGCCGATCTCCGAAGATGCGCTCCAGGTTCAGGGAGCCCGCTGCATGGATTGCGGAACCCCTTTCTGCCAGGGAACTACCGGCTGCCCGGTTCAGAACATGATTCCCGACTGGAATGACCTCGTCCATCGGGGGCGCTGGCGGGACGCGCTTAAGATGCTTCACTCGACGAACAACTTCCCTGAATTTACCGGACGGCTCTGCCCCGCCCCCTGCGAATCGGCCTGCGTCTTGGGAATTATCGACAATCCGGTTTCGATCCGGGTGATCGAGTGGAACATCATCGATAAAGGATTTAACGAAGGGTGGATCTCCCCGCTCACCCCGGAGCAGGAGACCGGCCAGAGGGTCGCCGTCGTCGGCTCCGGACCGGCCGGCCTGGCCGCGGCGCAACAGCTCCGCCGGTTGGGACACTCCGTCACGGTCTTTGAAAGGGACGATCGAATCGGCGGATTGCTCCGCTACGGCATCCCCGACTTCAAGATGGAAAAGTCGGTTCTCGATCGGCGTCTGGAACAGATGACGGCGGAGGGGGTGATCTTCAAAACGAGCGTCGAGGTCGGAAAAGATCTCCCGGTGGACCAGCTCCGGCGGGAATTCGACGCCGTCCTTCTCACCGGCGGGGCGATGCAGGCGAGGGAACTTCCCGTCCCGGGACGCGAGCTGGCCGGAATCCACCTCGCGATGGATTACTTGACCCAGCAAAACAAGATAAACGCGGGCGACACCATCAATTCGGCGCAACGGATCGATGCCAAAGGGAAGCGGGTCGTCATCATCGGCGGCGGCGACACCGGCTCCGACTGTCTCGGCACCGCGCACCGCCAGGGAGCCGAAGAGATCTACCAATTCGAGCTCCTCCCCGAACCGCCCCCCCATCGCGCGGCGTCCACCCCCTGGCCCCTTTGGCCGATGCAGCTTCGCTCTTCGCATGCCCACGAGGAAGGGTGCAAACGGGAATGGTCCGTTTCCACCAAAGCCTTCGTCGGGAAGAACGGGCGGGTCGAGAAGCTCCAGGCGGTTCATGTCGAGTTGAAGACCGATTCGGAGGGCCGGACTCAATTCGTCGAGGTCCCCGGAAGCGACTTCGAGCTGCAGGTCGATCTCGTCCTGCTGGCGATGGGCTTTACCGGCCCGGTGAAAAAAGGCCTGCTGGCCGATCTTGGCGTAAAACTCGACCCGCGCGGCAACGTGGCGGTCGACACCTACCACCGCACCAGCGTGGAAGGGGTCTTCGCCGCCGGCGACATGAAGCGCGGGGCGTCGCTGATCGTCTGGGCGATCCGGGAAGGACGAGACGCGGCCAAGGGAATCGATCGGTACCTGCGGAAACAGCAGTCCGTCTGA
- a CDS encoding HNH endonuclease, giving the protein MTEPFYTDVDDDDIKREKAKARELRNSQWWKRRRSTGVCYYCGRTFKPAELTMDHIVPIGRGGKSTKGNVVPSCKECNTKKKYMLLIEWEEYLKSVKEEGSNPSS; this is encoded by the coding sequence ATGACAGAGCCCTTTTACACGGATGTGGACGATGATGACATCAAACGCGAGAAGGCGAAGGCGCGCGAGCTTCGGAACAGCCAGTGGTGGAAGCGCCGCCGGAGCACCGGCGTTTGCTATTACTGCGGCCGGACGTTCAAGCCGGCCGAGCTGACGATGGACCACATCGTCCCGATCGGGCGGGGAGGGAAGAGCACCAAAGGAAATGTGGTGCCTTCCTGCAAAGAGTGCAATACCAAGAAAAAGTATATGCTGCTGATTGAGTGGGAGGAGTATTTGAAGTCGGTGAAGGAGGAAGGGTCAAACCCCTCGTCCTGA